A single genomic interval of Abditibacteriota bacterium harbors:
- the recR gene encoding recombination protein RecR — MFSDYANPLARLISRLEAFPGVGAKSAERIAFFILNMPEEEAEELAAAIISAKKEIRKCRICFNYSQEDICSVCADHKRNTDYLCVVSDPRDIITMERTHEYHGLYHVLGGLINPSQNVLPDDLNIKPLVKRVEEGTFREVIMALNSNTEGDVTSLYLARQLKGLGVKVTRIGSGMPVGGEIDYADQATMIKAIEWRREINVD; from the coding sequence ATGTTTTCGGATTATGCCAATCCCCTGGCCAGGCTGATATCCAGGCTGGAGGCCTTCCCCGGAGTAGGCGCCAAGTCGGCTGAGAGGATAGCCTTTTTTATCCTCAATATGCCCGAAGAGGAAGCCGAGGAGCTGGCTGCGGCCATCATATCCGCAAAAAAAGAGATCAGGAAATGCCGGATATGCTTCAACTATTCCCAGGAGGACATCTGTTCCGTGTGCGCTGATCACAAACGGAACACTGACTATTTGTGCGTGGTGTCAGATCCGAGGGACATCATTACCATGGAGCGCACTCACGAGTATCACGGTCTTTATCACGTGCTGGGCGGCCTTATCAATCCCAGTCAGAACGTGCTGCCCGACGATCTCAACATCAAGCCTCTGGTCAAGAGAGTGGAGGAGGGGACCTTCAGGGAGGTCATCATGGCTCTCAACTCCAACACCGAGGGAGACGTCACCAGTCTTTATCTGGCCCGTCAGCTGAAAGGTCTGGGAGTAAAGGTGACCCGCATCGGCAGCGGGATGCCCGTGGGGGGCGAGATAGATTATGCCGATCAGGCCACTATGATAAAGGCCATCGAGTGGCGCAGAGAAATAAACGTAGATTAA
- a CDS encoding acetyl-CoA carboxylase carboxyltransferase subunit alpha: MPQWNILELEKPISELDRQIDEIKRLSIEQGADYSEDVRTLQTQRDELLKKVFSHLSTWDRVLLARHPKRPYTLDYVRSIFDEYTELHGDRLYQDDNSMVCGIGSIGGRQAAFVGHQKGRNLKDRQFRNFGSSKPEGYRKAMRVMRLAERFKRPVICFVDTPAADCTVGSEARGISEAIARNMMDMSVLACPVIAVVIGEGGSGGAIGIAVANTVLMQENSIYSVIPPEGCASILWRDKAKAAEAAESLKITADSALSLGIIEEIIPEPLGGAHRDTEQAAANIRESLVRHMDRLSAMSEEELISDRLARFRKLGMYSEEK; this comes from the coding sequence ATGCCTCAGTGGAATATTCTGGAGCTGGAAAAGCCTATCAGCGAGCTGGACAGGCAGATAGACGAGATCAAAAGGCTCTCCATAGAGCAGGGAGCCGATTACTCCGAGGACGTCAGGACTCTGCAGACCCAGAGAGACGAGCTTCTGAAGAAGGTGTTCAGTCATCTGTCCACCTGGGACAGAGTGCTCCTTGCAAGACATCCCAAAAGACCCTATACTCTGGATTATGTTCGCAGCATATTTGACGAATACACAGAGCTCCACGGAGACCGTCTGTATCAGGACGACAACTCCATGGTGTGCGGCATCGGCTCCATCGGAGGCCGGCAGGCGGCTTTTGTGGGCCATCAGAAGGGCCGCAACCTGAAGGACAGACAGTTCAGGAACTTCGGTTCCTCCAAGCCCGAGGGCTACAGAAAGGCCATGCGGGTGATGCGTCTGGCCGAAAGATTCAAAAGACCTGTGATCTGCTTTGTGGACACTCCCGCGGCCGACTGTACCGTGGGCTCCGAGGCCAGGGGCATCAGCGAAGCCATCGCCCGGAACATGATGGATATGAGCGTCCTTGCCTGTCCCGTCATCGCTGTGGTCATAGGAGAAGGAGGCAGCGGAGGCGCCATAGGCATCGCCGTGGCCAACACGGTGCTCATGCAGGAGAACTCCATCTATTCCGTGATCCCTCCCGAGGGCTGCGCTTCCATTCTGTGGAGAGACAAGGCCAAGGCTGCTGAAGCCGCCGAGTCTCTGAAGATCACCGCCGACAGCGCTCTTTCGCTGGGTATCATCGAAGAGATCATCCCTGAGCCTCTGGGCGGAGCCCACAGAGATACCGAGCAGGCTGCTGCAAATATCAGAGAGAGCCTCGTCAGGCATATGGACAGGCTGTCTGCCATGAGTGAAGAAGAGCTGATCTCTGACCGTCTTGCCCGCTTCAGAAAGCTGGGCATGTATTCGGAGGAAAAGTAG
- a CDS encoding acetyl-CoA carboxylase carboxyltransferase subunit beta: protein MANWFGSLKSGLRPDKSKQIDSLPDGIWIKCPSCNEILFTKELLKNQKVCPKCSYHFRLSATERIQATFDEGTWQETNTELSSGNPLDFPEYESKLKKGAMKSGLRDSVTTGTGRINGFAVSCAISDFAFMGGSMGSVAGEKIVRCLETAIDKRIPALVFTASGGARMQEGILSLMQMAKTSAAVAEIHRAGLPYVVVMTDPTTAGVHASYASLGDFIFAEPGALIGFAGARVSENTQVMHDKPEDFQTPEFQLRNGMIDGIIQRKELKGVLERVFMFALGEVR from the coding sequence ATGGCGAACTGGTTCGGCAGCCTGAAATCCGGACTCAGGCCCGACAAAAGCAAGCAGATAGATTCGCTGCCCGACGGCATATGGATCAAGTGCCCCTCCTGCAACGAGATACTCTTTACCAAGGAGCTCCTTAAAAATCAAAAGGTGTGTCCGAAGTGCAGCTATCATTTCAGGCTGTCTGCCACCGAAAGGATACAGGCCACCTTTGACGAAGGCACCTGGCAGGAGACCAACACCGAGCTCTCTTCCGGCAATCCTCTGGACTTTCCGGAATATGAGTCCAAGCTGAAAAAGGGCGCCATGAAATCCGGTCTGCGGGATTCGGTCACCACCGGGACCGGCAGGATAAACGGCTTTGCGGTGTCCTGCGCCATATCCGACTTTGCCTTTATGGGCGGCTCCATGGGGTCCGTGGCCGGCGAAAAGATAGTCCGTTGTCTGGAGACTGCCATTGACAAGCGGATCCCGGCTCTGGTCTTTACGGCTTCCGGCGGCGCCAGGATGCAGGAGGGCATACTGAGCCTGATGCAGATGGCCAAGACCTCCGCAGCGGTGGCCGAGATACACAGGGCCGGACTGCCCTACGTGGTGGTCATGACCGACCCCACCACTGCCGGAGTCCACGCTTCCTACGCTTCCCTGGGCGACTTTATCTTTGCCGAGCCCGGAGCCCTCATAGGTTTTGCCGGAGCCAGAGTGTCGGAGAATACTCAGGTCATGCACGACAAGCCGGAGGATTTTCAGACTCCCGAGTTCCAATTGAGGAACGGCATGATAGACGGTATCATACAGAGAAAAGAGCTGAAAGGGGTACTGGAAAGAGTGTTTATGTTTGCCCTTGGGGAGGTGCGCTGA
- the ugpC gene encoding sn-glycerol-3-phosphate ABC transporter ATP-binding protein UgpC yields the protein MAEVTFRNVFKDYKEVKVVKDFNLKVNDKEFLVLVGPSGCGKTTCLRMLAGLEEITKGEILIGDRIVNDVSPKDRDIAMVFQNYALYPHMSVFDNMAFALKLRKMPKPKIKAKVEETAEFLGLSEYLQRKPKQLSGGQRQRVALGRAIVREPKVFLMDEPLSNLDAKMRVSMRSELIKLHRKLGITTIYVTHDQTEAMTMGDRIAVMNDGILQQLDTPLNIYNNPANVFVAGFIGTPAMNFIDAQVEKTGDEVFFNINNEFKLLVPADKAAAVESYAGKKVIFGIRPEHIYDAALDGLVKPTDTNTATVKVDVSEPMGNIVVMYLNAGNIDITATIDSETQAKDGSVMKIIFDMEKAHAFDADTKVAIF from the coding sequence ATGGCTGAAGTAACCTTCAGGAACGTATTCAAGGATTACAAAGAGGTCAAGGTCGTCAAGGATTTTAACCTCAAGGTGAACGACAAGGAGTTTTTGGTGCTGGTCGGCCCCTCCGGCTGCGGCAAGACTACCTGTCTGAGGATGCTGGCCGGTCTCGAAGAGATCACCAAGGGCGAGATACTCATCGGCGACCGCATCGTCAACGACGTGTCTCCCAAGGACAGAGATATAGCCATGGTGTTCCAGAACTATGCTCTGTATCCCCATATGTCCGTGTTTGACAACATGGCCTTCGCTCTGAAGCTGAGAAAAATGCCCAAGCCCAAGATCAAGGCCAAGGTAGAAGAGACTGCCGAGTTCCTGGGTCTGTCCGAATATCTGCAGAGAAAGCCCAAGCAGCTCTCCGGCGGACAGAGACAGAGAGTCGCTCTGGGCAGAGCCATCGTCCGGGAGCCCAAGGTATTCCTGATGGACGAGCCCCTGTCCAACCTGGACGCCAAGATGAGAGTTTCCATGAGAAGCGAGCTCATCAAGCTCCACAGAAAGCTGGGCATCACCACCATCTACGTTACCCACGACCAGACCGAGGCTATGACCATGGGCGACAGGATCGCCGTTATGAATGACGGTATCCTGCAGCAGCTGGATACGCCTCTCAACATCTACAACAACCCCGCCAACGTGTTCGTGGCCGGCTTTATAGGCACTCCCGCCATGAACTTCATCGACGCTCAGGTGGAGAAGACCGGCGACGAGGTGTTCTTCAACATCAACAATGAGTTCAAGCTGCTGGTGCCCGCCGACAAGGCTGCCGCAGTAGAGAGCTACGCAGGCAAGAAAGTCATATTCGGCATCCGCCCCGAGCATATATATGATGCCGCTCTGGACGGACTGGTGAAGCCCACAGACACCAATACAGCCACCGTCAAGGTGGACGTGTCCGAGCCTATGGGCAACATAGTGGTCATGTACCTGAACGCAGGCAACATCGATATCACCGCCACCATCGACTCCGAGACTCAGGCCAAGGACGGCTCCGTGATGAAGATCATCTTTGACATGGAAAAGGCTCACGCCTTTGACGCCGACACCAAAGTGGCTATATTCTGA
- a CDS encoding outer membrane lipoprotein-sorting protein: protein MKKTILLICVFLFSVCSCYGVTSDALLAKVKKLETPFVDVSLSVKVTGDKTVIDDLGDRYEEVLNMKNSTIKYKKHNKIRVQGKLQGINVMVIQNGYMRKMSGGIYNVKGDKKNDPGQRQNSLDLGILSSSIWADNKVTVVSESGGVVKLKVDPIYGGNDKRHDNIWVDADTLKLVKRERYNGAGELRNLFEYKEYRELTPGYFMATKYMGYNGKKKYLGTTTYSNIKVNQKLADSLFKI from the coding sequence ATGAAAAAAACCATACTGCTTATATGCGTGTTTCTGTTTTCGGTGTGCTCCTGTTACGGAGTGACTTCGGATGCTCTGCTGGCAAAGGTCAAAAAGCTGGAGACTCCCTTTGTGGACGTGTCCCTCAGTGTCAAGGTCACAGGCGACAAGACCGTCATCGACGACCTGGGCGACAGATACGAAGAAGTGCTGAACATGAAGAACAGCACCATCAAATACAAGAAGCACAACAAGATCAGAGTGCAGGGCAAGCTCCAGGGCATAAACGTGATGGTGATCCAGAACGGCTATATGCGCAAGATGTCCGGCGGTATATACAACGTCAAGGGTGACAAGAAAAACGATCCGGGCCAGAGACAGAACAGTCTGGATCTGGGCATACTCTCTTCGTCCATATGGGCCGACAACAAGGTCACGGTGGTCAGCGAATCCGGAGGAGTGGTGAAGCTGAAGGTGGATCCCATCTACGGAGGCAACGACAAGAGACATGACAACATCTGGGTGGACGCCGACACTCTCAAGCTGGTGAAGAGAGAGCGCTACAACGGCGCCGGCGAGCTGAGGAACCTGTTTGAATACAAAGAATACCGCGAGCTGACCCCGGGATACTTTATGGCTACCAAATACATGGGCTACAACGGCAAGAAAAAGTATCTGGGCACTACCACCTATTCCAACATCAAGGTCAATCAAAAGCTGGCAGATTCACTTTTCAAGATATAA
- a CDS encoding HlyC/CorC family transporter gives MLLLILLFGWARIIFSAMALLPNSDEPDSRQILSCRLACCVCDAVVFALLGGIVFSFTGNSFSVPGLVAAAVLLIGAAVLAVFIFGILVPEAAMGDKTEAALKRLSPLMAVTVFLSRPALALGTFITGRLSEVMGFDRKHSIRHKVNTSTEIILETTDDDIRDIESDEKEMLTSVIDFNKNVVRRVMVPRNEMNCVSDQTTLEELITVIRETGHSRIPIYKEDIDHIVGIVHAKSMLDFVIDTDAPFDIYKCMQPVLFVPETKEAHELLDEFRRQSKPMAIVTDEYGGTSGLITVEDLLEEIVGDIGDEYDKDNDDTGEEPVFPDGGPIVVDASDSIDETNDRYSLSLPLSDEYNSVAGLVLEQYGDIPEGGESVSVEGYIIKVLEVREGQIMTLEIQERSDDGDK, from the coding sequence ATGCTGCTTTTGATCCTGCTGTTCGGCTGGGCGAGGATCATATTTTCGGCTATGGCTCTGCTCCCGAACAGCGACGAGCCCGACAGCAGGCAGATACTGTCCTGCAGGCTTGCCTGTTGTGTCTGCGATGCGGTGGTGTTTGCGCTGCTGGGCGGCATAGTATTCTCTTTTACCGGTAATTCTTTTTCCGTCCCGGGCCTGGTTGCGGCCGCTGTTCTCCTCATTGGCGCGGCTGTGCTGGCCGTGTTTATCTTCGGCATCCTTGTCCCCGAAGCCGCCATGGGCGACAAGACGGAGGCCGCCCTGAAACGGCTGTCTCCCCTTATGGCAGTAACAGTGTTCCTCTCCCGCCCCGCTCTGGCTCTGGGAACATTTATTACGGGCAGATTGTCAGAAGTTATGGGTTTTGACAGGAAGCATTCCATCAGGCACAAGGTGAACACCAGCACGGAGATCATACTGGAGACCACAGACGACGATATCAGGGATATCGAGTCCGACGAAAAGGAAATGCTGACTTCTGTCATAGATTTCAACAAGAACGTGGTCAGGAGAGTCATGGTCCCCCGCAACGAAATGAATTGCGTGTCCGACCAGACCACTCTCGAAGAGCTGATCACGGTCATCAGAGAGACCGGCCATTCCCGCATCCCCATTTACAAAGAGGATATAGATCATATAGTGGGCATAGTGCACGCGAAGTCCATGCTGGACTTCGTGATCGATACGGATGCTCCTTTTGATATATACAAATGCATGCAGCCGGTGCTGTTCGTGCCGGAGACAAAGGAAGCTCACGAGCTCCTGGATGAGTTTCGCAGGCAGAGCAAGCCCATGGCTATAGTCACCGATGAATACGGCGGCACCAGCGGTCTCATCACCGTCGAAGACCTGCTGGAAGAGATCGTGGGCGACATAGGCGACGAATACGACAAGGACAATGACGACACAGGGGAGGAGCCGGTGTTTCCCGACGGCGGCCCCATCGTGGTGGATGCTTCGGATTCCATAGACGAGACCAACGACAGGTACTCTCTCTCGCTGCCTCTTTCGGACGAATACAATTCCGTGGCAGGTCTGGTGCTGGAGCAATACGGGGACATCCCCGAGGGCGGCGAGTCCGTCAGCGTGGAAGGCTATATCATCAAGGTGCTGGAGGTCAGGGAGGGTCAGATCATGACTCTCGAGATCCAAGAGAGATCGGACGACGGTGACAAGTGA
- a CDS encoding diacylglycerol kinase: protein MEDKDNSPRGFKFAMEGIEHAFRTQQHMRFHFLCIIIVGILCILLKLNYIEVCFAILSVAFVIFAEMINTAMEAVVDMVSQKYHPLAKFAKDIAAGAVLVASINAVLLGAIILFNHSKIRRLEKLIDYDSHSLTIMIIFAFFILMSLIVMYKVAGNKGKIWRGGVISVHSSIGFFLAWTVFFIEKRIAVTVIALILAGLVAQSRVEGGIHSVSEVIWGAIIATVVAFLIFTVIAPIF from the coding sequence ATGGAAGACAAAGACAATTCGCCGAGAGGCTTCAAGTTTGCGATGGAGGGCATCGAGCATGCCTTCCGGACCCAGCAGCACATGCGTTTTCACTTCCTGTGCATCATCATAGTGGGGATACTCTGCATACTGCTGAAGCTGAACTATATAGAGGTGTGTTTTGCCATACTGTCGGTGGCCTTTGTGATTTTTGCCGAGATGATCAATACGGCCATGGAAGCCGTGGTGGATATGGTCTCTCAGAAATACCACCCTCTGGCAAAATTTGCCAAGGATATAGCGGCGGGAGCCGTGCTGGTGGCCAGCATCAACGCGGTGCTTCTGGGCGCCATCATACTCTTCAATCACAGCAAGATCCGCAGGCTGGAAAAGCTCATTGATTATGACAGTCATTCGCTGACCATCATGATCATCTTCGCCTTCTTTATCCTCATGAGTCTGATAGTCATGTACAAGGTAGCCGGCAACAAGGGCAAGATCTGGCGGGGAGGCGTCATCAGCGTTCATTCGTCCATAGGCTTTTTTCTGGCCTGGACCGTGTTCTTTATCGAAAAGAGGATCGCCGTTACCGTGATAGCCCTTATCCTTGCGGGCCTGGTGGCCCAGTCAAGGGTGGAAGGCGGCATCCATTCCGTCAGCGAGGTGATTTGGGGCGCCATCATCGCTACTGTGGTCGCATTTTTGATCTTTACGGTCATAGCCCCCATCTTCTGA
- the ybeY gene encoding rRNA maturation RNase YbeY produces MKRLTEKILRMHDQPDTAEVNVLVEDDSYIRDLNRDYRGVDSATDVLSFALNDPGDDSFDFDPDRSLLGDIVISLDTARRQAAELGHSVNMELLHLLCHGTLHLLGYDHMKPKDRRRMFALHKQILAEFLSDEGCDSAACDDWYMDK; encoded by the coding sequence ATGAAGCGGCTGACGGAGAAAATACTCAGAATGCATGACCAGCCGGATACGGCCGAGGTCAACGTGCTGGTGGAGGACGATAGCTATATCCGGGATCTGAACCGGGATTACAGGGGTGTCGACAGCGCCACCGACGTGCTGTCCTTTGCCCTCAACGACCCCGGGGACGACTCCTTTGATTTTGACCCCGACAGGTCTCTCCTGGGTGATATAGTCATATCTCTGGACACGGCTCGCCGTCAGGCTGCCGAGCTGGGGCACTCCGTCAATATGGAACTGCTGCATCTCCTGTGTCACGGGACGCTCCATCTCCTGGGCTACGATCATATGAAGCCAAAGGACAGGCGGCGGATGTTTGCGCTGCACAAGCAGATCCTTGCGGAATTTCTCTCCGATGAGGGATGCGACTCTGCAGCCTGTGACGATTGGTATATGGACAAATAA
- a CDS encoding HDIG domain-containing protein, with product MKIGQSGFFKLRQRRKKGSGRLRGLVSSIDSVKVISTLVTFCVSLLVMYYFYMPEAISWKAGDLSDRQIIAKSNVTFRDHYSESLLKNQISANEIVYDTVPDAQSDTVSNINLIFTAIASERTDDVSPTTEVIDRLRLNILKYSGGQLSDKTVYTLLTVPDSTFHQVKEAVLVTGTLVMSGEVRENLYFLKETYKEIRKLVNDRFPKQPELADVCYEILVSVVKPNRIYNEEKTLELANDRKNSVKPIYKTIRVGDKVIDGEQRVTEGTIESLKALGLYSGTGRLKKFAYIFCLMCICFGAVSFVMSRLEHTTDRKKVLLINIVLTICCLLFYASGKMFENYFSQMYLGFLGAMWFIAAVMLIFVLSDHKCAAIILVVVSVLLGFVVGDNIRVTTVTLVTGICAIYSLRRIRTRSDIINIYFVAAAATLLQITIYDLLVEQPMSQIARDVMWSVFIIPMSTFVFMLISTVLERLFDITTPMRLVELADTNLPIMRQLSLEAPGTYAHSVSVAYIGELASNEIGADALMVRVGAYYHDIGKLVQPDYYSENQFGHNVHNDLNPSLSSMVIQAHVKNGIDIASKYKIPQVVRDLIRQHHGTTIVSFFYNRFSAGYDGDLEVYEGQFRYPGPKPQTREAAILMLADSCEAASRSLKEANISRVEALVNQVFSSKLADGQLSECPLSLNEIGIVKLSIIRTLTHMLHSRVSYPEEQKKEAEIENQNRELRKADEQKADEAADGENTQNA from the coding sequence ATGAAAATAGGACAATCAGGTTTTTTCAAGCTGCGGCAGCGCAGAAAAAAAGGATCCGGCCGCCTGAGGGGGCTGGTAAGCAGTATTGATTCGGTAAAGGTGATCAGCACTCTGGTGACCTTTTGCGTGTCTCTGCTGGTCATGTATTATTTTTACATGCCGGAGGCCATCAGTTGGAAAGCCGGTGACCTGTCGGACAGGCAGATCATAGCCAAGTCCAACGTCACCTTCCGCGATCATTATTCCGAAAGCCTTCTCAAAAATCAGATCAGCGCCAACGAGATAGTCTACGACACGGTCCCGGACGCCCAGTCCGACACCGTGTCCAATATCAATCTGATCTTCACTGCCATTGCCTCGGAGAGGACCGATGACGTGTCTCCCACCACCGAGGTCATAGACAGGCTCAGACTGAATATACTCAAATACTCCGGCGGCCAGCTGTCGGACAAGACCGTATATACTCTCCTGACGGTCCCGGACTCCACCTTTCATCAGGTGAAGGAGGCCGTGCTCGTCACAGGGACTCTGGTCATGTCCGGCGAGGTGCGGGAAAACCTGTATTTTCTGAAGGAGACCTACAAGGAGATCCGCAAGCTGGTAAACGACAGGTTCCCGAAGCAGCCCGAGCTGGCAGACGTATGCTATGAGATACTGGTGAGCGTAGTCAAGCCCAACAGGATATACAATGAAGAAAAGACTCTGGAGCTGGCCAACGACCGCAAAAACAGCGTGAAGCCCATATACAAGACCATAAGAGTGGGGGACAAGGTCATCGACGGTGAGCAGAGGGTCACCGAAGGCACCATAGAATCCCTGAAGGCTCTGGGGCTCTATTCCGGTACGGGAAGGCTCAAAAAGTTCGCCTATATCTTCTGCCTCATGTGCATCTGCTTCGGCGCCGTGAGCTTTGTTATGAGCAGACTGGAGCACACCACCGACCGTAAAAAGGTGCTGCTGATCAACATAGTGCTCACCATCTGCTGCCTCTTATTTTACGCCTCGGGCAAGATGTTCGAGAACTATTTTTCGCAGATGTATCTGGGCTTTCTGGGGGCTATGTGGTTCATAGCCGCAGTGATGCTCATCTTCGTACTGTCGGACCACAAATGCGCCGCCATCATACTGGTGGTGGTGTCCGTGCTGCTGGGCTTTGTGGTGGGCGACAATATCAGAGTGACCACCGTGACTCTGGTCACCGGCATCTGCGCCATTTATTCCCTGAGACGTATCAGGACCAGAAGCGACATCATCAACATATACTTTGTGGCTGCCGCTGCTACCCTTCTGCAGATCACCATATACGACCTGCTGGTGGAGCAGCCCATGAGCCAGATAGCCAGGGACGTCATGTGGTCCGTGTTCATCATCCCCATGTCCACCTTCGTGTTTATGCTCATCTCCACTGTTCTGGAGCGGCTGTTTGACATCACCACCCCCATGAGACTGGTGGAGCTGGCGGACACCAATCTGCCCATCATGAGACAGCTTTCCCTGGAGGCGCCGGGGACCTACGCCCATTCGGTGTCCGTGGCTTATATAGGCGAGCTGGCTTCCAACGAGATAGGAGCCGACGCGCTGATGGTGAGAGTGGGGGCCTATTATCACGATATAGGCAAGCTGGTCCAGCCGGACTATTATTCGGAGAACCAGTTCGGTCACAACGTCCACAACGATCTCAATCCTTCTCTGTCCTCCATGGTCATTCAGGCCCACGTGAAAAACGGCATCGACATAGCGTCCAAATACAAGATACCTCAGGTGGTCAGGGATCTGATCCGTCAGCATCACGGCACTACCATAGTCAGCTTTTTCTACAACCGGTTCTCCGCCGGTTATGACGGAGATCTGGAGGTATATGAGGGGCAGTTCAGATATCCCGGACCCAAGCCTCAGACGAGAGAGGCAGCCATCCTGATGCTGGCCGACTCCTGCGAGGCTGCTTCCCGCAGCCTGAAGGAGGCAAATATATCCAGAGTGGAGGCTCTGGTGAATCAGGTGTTTTCCTCCAAGCTGGCCGACGGACAGCTGAGCGAATGCCCCCTGTCCCTGAATGAGATCGGTATAGTAAAGCTGAGCATAATCAGGACTCTTACCCACATGCTCCATTCCCGGGTCAGCTATCCGGAAGAGCAGAAAAAAGAGGCAGAAATTGAGAATCAGAATAGAGAGCTCCGGAAGGCTGACGAACAAAAGGCAGATGAAGCGGCTGACGGAGAAAATACTCAGAATGCATGA
- the rpsU gene encoding 30S ribosomal protein S21, with translation MAQITVKPNESLDNALKRFKKVLQQAGILKEAKEHERYEKPSDKRRKAEAARKRKNRRSN, from the coding sequence ATGGCTCAAATAACTGTAAAACCTAACGAAAGCCTGGACAACGCCTTGAAGAGATTCAAGAAGGTGCTTCAGCAGGCCGGTATTTTAAAGGAAGCCAAGGAACACGAGCGCTACGAAAAGCCGTCCGACAAGCGTCGCAAGGCTGAAGCCGCCCGCAAGAGAAAGAACAGGCGGAGCAATTAA
- the cdaA gene encoding diadenylate cyclase CdaA, protein MITNIILNIVDVFVCFAAVYWIICISKRSRAWQVLWGIGIFIAVSYLTELLKLNTVNFLVRSFMPLAPVALVMLFYPEMRLILENMGRGFRGHRSVSSAPREVIQHIVRAACTMSQSNTGCLIVFERNDSLDSYIENGLKMDASVTDELIRTIFWFGTPLHDGALIIRKGRIVAASCTLPLTRNENYSSQIHTRHKAALGITDITDAFVVVVSEETGIISVVQNGSMTRHLNERTLTDIMLKELLREDNAGKAGPLISFMNRRSDRNE, encoded by the coding sequence ATGATAACAAACATTATCCTCAACATCGTTGACGTCTTCGTATGCTTTGCCGCCGTGTACTGGATCATATGCATATCCAAAAGGTCCAGAGCGTGGCAGGTGCTGTGGGGCATTGGCATATTCATAGCGGTCAGCTATCTGACGGAACTCTTGAAGCTGAACACCGTCAATTTTCTGGTCCGTTCCTTCATGCCATTGGCCCCGGTGGCTCTCGTCATGCTGTTTTATCCGGAGATGCGCCTGATACTGGAAAACATGGGCAGGGGCTTCAGGGGTCACAGGTCCGTGAGCAGCGCCCCCAGAGAAGTGATACAGCACATAGTCCGCGCCGCCTGCACCATGTCCCAGTCCAATACGGGCTGCCTCATAGTATTTGAGAGAAACGACTCTCTGGACAGCTATATCGAAAACGGCCTGAAGATGGACGCTTCCGTGACCGACGAGCTCATCAGGACCATCTTCTGGTTCGGCACTCCTCTCCATGACGGAGCTTTGATCATCAGAAAGGGGCGCATAGTAGCGGCCTCCTGCACCCTGCCTCTCACCCGGAACGAGAATTATTCTTCGCAGATACACACCAGACACAAGGCTGCTCTGGGCATCACAGACATCACGGACGCTTTTGTGGTGGTGGTCAGCGAGGAGACGGGCATCATATCCGTGGTCCAGAACGGCTCCATGACCAGACATCTGAACGAGCGCACTCTGACTGACATCATGCTGAAGGAGCTCCTGAGAGAGGACAATGCGGGCAAAGCGGGACCCCTCATCAGCTTTATGAACAGGAGGTCGGACCGCAATGAATAA